A region from the Arthrobacter roseus genome encodes:
- a CDS encoding metal-sensitive transcriptional regulator produces the protein MQLDTTELGPVVNRLKRAQGQLGAVTRMLENGSDCKDVVTQLAAVSRALDKAGFAIIASGLQQCMDQEDPSIDKKDLEKLFLSLA, from the coding sequence ATGCAACTCGACACCACGGAGCTTGGCCCGGTCGTGAACCGGCTCAAGCGGGCGCAGGGCCAACTCGGCGCCGTGACACGGATGCTGGAAAACGGCAGTGACTGCAAGGACGTGGTGACCCAACTTGCAGCGGTCTCCCGGGCGCTGGACAAGGCCGGATTCGCCATCATCGCCAGCGGGCTTCAGCAATGCATGGATCAGGAGGACCCCAGTATCGACAAGAAGGACCTGGAGAAACTCTTCCTCTCACTCGCCTGA
- the ltrA gene encoding group II intron reverse transcriptase/maturase, with protein MNTGEPLWADLEEATARVRAMQTKLHHWAVNESERLFDDVFNLVYDRDFLTVAWGRVKGNKGARTAGVDRRIPALIGAGAEVVEFLGQTREQLKTRTFVPLPVRERLIPKPGSSKLRRLGIPTAMDRVVQASLALVLEPIFEADFKPVSYGFRPKRRAQDAIAEIHALGTSSYRWVFEADIQACFDELKHSAVLEQVRQRVTDKRVLLLISRFLKAGVMSADGKIKQSDTGTPQGGIISPLLANIALSVLDRHFCDKWDAHQTSQRRDAHRKRGGATYRIIRYADDFVIMVAGTKAHADALWDEVAEVVAPLGLQISVDKSRVCHLDEGFDFLGFRIQRRLKKGTTKSYVYTYPSKKSLLTILGKVRALTRKSEHHGLADLLGRLNAVLRGWCNYFRHGVSKATFGYLDAFTWHRVTQWIRKRHKRITWREIYRRFLTGRPGNQPEADGITMFDTATIPVTRYRWRGHKIPSPWAHTG; from the coding sequence GTGAATACCGGTGAACCGCTATGGGCTGACCTCGAAGAGGCAACCGCGCGGGTACGTGCGATGCAGACGAAGCTGCACCACTGGGCGGTCAATGAATCAGAGCGCCTGTTTGATGATGTGTTCAACCTCGTTTATGACCGGGACTTCCTCACCGTAGCGTGGGGTCGGGTCAAGGGAAATAAGGGTGCCCGAACTGCCGGAGTAGACCGGCGTATCCCGGCCCTGATCGGTGCCGGTGCCGAAGTTGTGGAGTTTCTGGGGCAGACACGGGAACAGTTGAAAACCCGTACGTTTGTCCCGCTGCCCGTGCGGGAACGGTTGATTCCGAAACCGGGCAGTAGCAAGCTGCGCAGGCTTGGCATTCCGACCGCGATGGATCGGGTCGTGCAGGCCTCCTTGGCGTTGGTGTTGGAACCGATCTTTGAGGCGGATTTCAAGCCGGTTAGTTACGGTTTCCGCCCCAAACGTCGGGCGCAGGATGCGATCGCCGAGATACACGCTTTGGGCACCAGCAGCTACCGCTGGGTGTTCGAGGCAGATATTCAGGCGTGTTTTGACGAGCTGAAGCACTCAGCAGTGCTGGAGCAAGTGCGTCAGCGCGTCACGGACAAACGCGTCCTGTTACTGATCAGCAGATTCCTCAAAGCGGGCGTGATGTCCGCCGACGGGAAGATCAAGCAATCCGATACCGGCACCCCGCAGGGCGGCATCATTTCGCCACTGCTGGCCAACATCGCGTTGTCGGTGCTGGACAGGCATTTCTGCGATAAATGGGATGCCCACCAGACATCACAGCGAAGAGACGCGCACCGCAAACGCGGCGGGGCCACCTACCGGATCATCCGCTATGCGGATGACTTCGTGATTATGGTGGCAGGAACCAAAGCCCATGCGGACGCGCTCTGGGACGAGGTCGCGGAGGTCGTAGCCCCGCTGGGGTTGCAGATCTCCGTTGATAAGTCCCGTGTTTGCCATCTCGACGAGGGGTTCGACTTCCTGGGTTTCCGCATCCAGCGGCGGCTCAAGAAAGGAACAACTAAGAGTTACGTCTACACCTACCCGTCCAAGAAATCGTTGCTGACGATTCTGGGGAAGGTGAGGGCGCTGACACGCAAATCAGAACACCATGGGCTGGCCGACCTGCTGGGCCGTCTCAATGCGGTCCTGCGGGGATGGTGCAACTATTTCCGCCATGGAGTGTCCAAAGCGACCTTCGGTTACCTCGATGCCTTTACCTGGCATCGGGTGACCCAATGGATCCGCAAACGACACAAACGTATTACCTGGCGGGAAATTTACCGGCGGTTCCTGACCGGAAGGCCTGGCAACCAGCCGGAAGCCGACGGGATCACCATGTTCGATACCGCCACCATACCGGTCACCCGGTATCGATGGCGCGGGCACAAAATCCCGTCACCATGGGCCCATACGGGCTAA
- a CDS encoding DUF302 domain-containing protein, producing the protein MSYTHTVTVDLPYTAAVERTKAALSEQGFGILSEIDVRATFENKLGADAGEELGDYVILGACNPALAQRGLAAEPDLGALLPCNVVVRRGATSSTTVVQAIDPQTMVELSGSDAVRDVANDADTRLRAALAQLPAAN; encoded by the coding sequence ATGAGCTACACCCACACCGTTACCGTCGACCTGCCCTACACCGCCGCAGTGGAGCGGACCAAAGCGGCCTTGTCCGAGCAGGGCTTTGGCATCCTCTCGGAAATAGATGTCCGCGCCACGTTTGAGAACAAGCTCGGCGCCGACGCCGGCGAGGAGCTCGGTGACTATGTCATCCTCGGCGCCTGCAACCCCGCCCTGGCGCAGCGCGGTCTCGCCGCCGAACCGGATCTCGGGGCGCTGCTACCGTGCAATGTCGTCGTACGCCGCGGCGCAACATCTAGCACCACGGTGGTCCAGGCCATCGACCCACAAACCATGGTCGAGCTCAGCGGAAGCGACGCCGTCCGGGACGTAGCCAACGACGCCGACACCCGGCTGCGCGCCGCACTGGCTCAACTGCCGGCCGCAAACTGA
- a CDS encoding IS30 family transposase has translation MMTLREQKTQYGIIVNLPQDHTAASVNAAAISAFAKLPPSLKRSLTWDQGVEMASHEELTKASGVPVYFSERSSPWQRGANENFNGLAASISRKAPTSPSTATSTSPT, from the coding sequence ATGATGACCCTGAGGGAACAGAAAACCCAATATGGAATCATTGTCAACCTGCCCCAGGACCATACCGCAGCAAGCGTCAACGCCGCAGCCATCAGCGCGTTCGCCAAGCTGCCGCCATCCCTGAAACGCTCACTGACATGGGACCAAGGAGTGGAAATGGCCAGCCACGAGGAACTCACCAAAGCCAGCGGGGTTCCGGTGTATTTTTCCGAACGATCCAGCCCATGGCAACGCGGTGCAAACGAGAACTTCAACGGCCTCGCCGCCAGTATTTCCCGAAAGGCACCAACCTCGCCCTCCACAGCAACCAGCACGTCTCCCACGTGA
- a CDS encoding phosphoribosylaminoimidazolesuccinocarboxamide synthase, with protein sequence MKGLDAVAAELPGWKHVYSGKVRDLYVPLEPGEAADRVLVVASDRISAYDHVLASEIPDKGTILTQLSLWWFEQLDVPNHVIASEVADGVPAAVAGRAMICRHLAMYPVECIARGYLTGSGLLEYRESRTVCGLLLPEGLVDGSRLEPAIFTPSAKAEVGEHDENIAYDGVVERVGAETADTLRRLTLEIYTQAEAIARDRGIILGDTKVEFGLDPATGAVILGDEVLTPDSSRFWDVEDYEPGRPQPSFDKQYLRDWLTSAESGWDRHSGEQPPELPEDVVRRTRERYVEAYERLTGRKFS encoded by the coding sequence GTGAAGGGCTTGGACGCCGTCGCGGCGGAGTTGCCCGGCTGGAAGCACGTCTATTCCGGCAAAGTCCGTGACCTGTATGTGCCTCTGGAGCCCGGCGAGGCCGCGGACCGGGTGCTCGTGGTGGCCAGCGACCGGATCAGTGCCTACGACCACGTACTGGCCAGTGAAATTCCAGACAAGGGCACCATCCTGACCCAGTTGAGCCTGTGGTGGTTTGAACAGTTGGACGTGCCCAACCACGTCATTGCCTCTGAAGTGGCCGACGGCGTTCCGGCGGCTGTTGCTGGCCGCGCCATGATCTGTCGGCACTTGGCCATGTATCCCGTGGAGTGCATTGCCCGCGGCTACCTCACCGGCTCTGGCTTGTTGGAATACCGCGAATCCCGGACGGTGTGCGGGCTGCTGTTGCCCGAGGGGCTTGTGGACGGGTCCCGGTTGGAGCCGGCCATCTTCACGCCGTCAGCGAAGGCCGAGGTGGGCGAGCATGACGAGAACATTGCCTACGACGGTGTTGTTGAGCGGGTCGGGGCGGAGACCGCCGATACGCTGCGACGGTTGACCCTGGAAATCTACACGCAGGCCGAGGCAATCGCCCGGGACCGGGGCATTATTCTCGGGGACACCAAAGTGGAATTTGGGCTGGATCCTGCCACGGGTGCTGTCATTCTTGGCGATGAGGTTCTGACACCGGATTCGTCGCGGTTCTGGGACGTTGAGGACTACGAGCCTGGACGGCCGCAGCCTTCCTTTGACAAGCAGTACTTGCGCGATTGGCTCACCTCTGCTGAGTCCGGTTGGGATCGGCATTCAGGGGAACAGCCTCCTGAGTTGCCCGAGGACGTCGTGCGCCGCACCCGCGAGCGCTACGTTGAGGCGTATGAGCGGCTCACCGGGCGTAAGTTCTCTTAG
- a CDS encoding APC family permease has product MSENVETEEKKELKRAMGPKLLLLFIVGDILGTGVYALTGKVAGEVGGAAWAPILLAFAVATVTAFSYLELVTKYPQAAGAALYTHKAFGIHFVTFLVTFAVLSSGITSAATASKFLAENFIIGFDLDWGPTGVTAIAVTFIVVLALINLRGVGESIKFNVVLTLIELTGLLIVIVIGFWAMSQGNVDFSNVVVFEAEANKGVFLAITAATSLAFFSMVGFEDSVNMAEETHNPVKIFPKVMLTGLSITAVVYVLVSITAVAIVPIGRLSESATPLLEVVQVGAPGIPVDVIYPFLSIFAVANTALINMLMASRLIYGMAKQDVLPRSLSKVLPGRRSPWAAIIFTTAIAAALIITVTNFMGSETVSALGGTTALLLLIVFTVVNIACIVLRRKPIDRDHFKAPKILPYIGAITCAFLVGPWAQDPIEYQIAGVMLALGVVLWALNWLWNRSVRAKRTRFSDPENLDA; this is encoded by the coding sequence ATGAGCGAGAACGTCGAAACCGAAGAGAAAAAGGAGCTCAAACGGGCTATGGGGCCCAAGCTCCTCCTCCTGTTCATCGTCGGCGATATCCTGGGCACAGGCGTTTACGCACTGACCGGCAAGGTCGCCGGAGAAGTGGGCGGTGCCGCGTGGGCACCCATCCTGCTGGCCTTCGCCGTGGCCACCGTGACCGCTTTCTCCTATCTGGAGCTCGTCACCAAATACCCACAGGCTGCAGGCGCTGCTCTCTATACGCACAAAGCGTTCGGCATTCACTTCGTCACGTTCCTCGTGACGTTCGCCGTCCTCAGCTCCGGCATCACCTCAGCCGCCACTGCTTCAAAGTTCCTCGCCGAGAACTTCATCATCGGCTTCGATCTGGACTGGGGACCCACCGGGGTCACCGCTATTGCTGTCACCTTCATCGTTGTCCTGGCGCTGATCAACCTCCGCGGCGTCGGCGAGAGCATCAAGTTCAACGTGGTGCTCACGCTCATAGAGCTCACCGGTCTGCTGATCGTTATCGTCATCGGGTTCTGGGCCATGAGCCAGGGCAACGTGGACTTCAGCAACGTGGTTGTCTTCGAAGCCGAAGCGAACAAGGGCGTCTTCCTGGCCATTACCGCCGCCACATCGTTGGCGTTCTTCTCCATGGTTGGCTTCGAGGACTCCGTCAACATGGCCGAAGAAACTCACAACCCCGTCAAGATCTTCCCCAAAGTCATGCTGACCGGCCTGTCCATCACGGCCGTCGTCTACGTGCTGGTGTCCATCACCGCCGTCGCAATCGTCCCTATCGGCCGGCTCTCCGAAAGCGCGACGCCGCTACTGGAGGTGGTGCAGGTAGGCGCCCCCGGAATCCCGGTGGACGTGATTTACCCGTTCCTGTCTATCTTCGCCGTCGCCAACACAGCTCTCATCAACATGCTGATGGCCAGCCGCCTCATCTACGGCATGGCCAAACAAGACGTCCTCCCCCGCTCACTCAGCAAGGTGCTCCCCGGCCGCCGGTCCCCCTGGGCCGCCATCATCTTCACAACGGCGATCGCCGCCGCCCTCATCATCACCGTCACCAACTTCATGGGCAGTGAGACCGTGAGCGCGCTCGGCGGGACAACCGCTTTACTGCTGCTCATTGTCTTCACGGTGGTCAATATTGCCTGCATCGTCCTGCGCCGGAAGCCTATTGACCGCGACCATTTCAAAGCACCGAAAATCCTGCCCTATATTGGCGCCATCACCTGTGCGTTCCTCGTGGGACCGTGGGCGCAGGACCCCATCGAATACCAGATCGCAGGCGTGATGCTGGCCCTGGGCGTCGTCCTCTGGGCTCTCAACTGGCTCTGGAACCGAAGCGTGCGGGCCAAGAGAACCCGCTTCAGCGATCCCGAAAACCTAGACGCCTGA
- the purD gene encoding phosphoribosylamine--glycine ligase gives MKVLVIGPGGREHAIIRALLRDPAVDEVHSAPGNAGIASDVSVHPVDASNPEAVTNLARKLAVGLVVVGPEAPLAAGVADALREAGIPVFGPSREAAQLEASKAFAKQIMAAANVPTAMARVATASAEAEEALDTFGAPYVVKDDGLAAGKGVVVTEDRAVALAHAQECFAAGGTVVIEEFLDGPEVSLFVLSDGRSVLPLAPAQDFKRIGDDDAGPNTGGMGAYSPLPWAPSNLVDEVISRVAQPTIDEMACRGTPFVGVLYCGLAMTSRGLRVIEFNARFGDPETQAVLARLRTPLGGLLLAAATGELDEAEQLHWSNRTAVAVVVASENYPDKPRVGNRISGLDDAEALEDVQVLHAGTALDDEGHVVSAGGRVLAVVALGDGLEEARELAYKGVNLIELAGSQHRIDIALKASRGMVHVPSASTRSVSLDAPVSLDASVPTGATVEGRLL, from the coding sequence GTGAAGGTTCTAGTGATCGGCCCAGGCGGCCGCGAACACGCAATTATCCGCGCACTGCTCCGCGATCCCGCCGTTGACGAGGTTCATTCCGCGCCGGGTAACGCAGGAATCGCATCGGATGTGAGCGTCCACCCGGTGGATGCGTCCAACCCGGAAGCCGTGACTAATCTGGCCCGGAAGCTCGCCGTCGGGCTGGTGGTTGTGGGACCGGAGGCGCCGCTGGCTGCCGGTGTGGCCGATGCATTGCGCGAGGCAGGGATTCCCGTTTTCGGCCCGTCGCGTGAGGCCGCCCAGCTTGAGGCTTCGAAGGCGTTCGCGAAACAGATCATGGCCGCAGCGAATGTGCCGACGGCGATGGCCCGGGTGGCTACCGCGAGCGCCGAAGCTGAAGAAGCGCTGGACACTTTTGGTGCACCATATGTTGTCAAGGACGACGGCCTCGCCGCAGGTAAGGGCGTTGTGGTCACCGAGGACCGTGCTGTAGCACTGGCTCACGCCCAGGAATGCTTCGCCGCTGGCGGCACCGTGGTCATCGAGGAATTCCTCGACGGCCCGGAGGTGTCCCTGTTTGTGCTCTCAGATGGTCGTAGCGTGCTGCCGCTGGCCCCGGCCCAGGATTTCAAGCGGATAGGGGACGACGACGCCGGCCCCAACACCGGCGGCATGGGCGCTTATTCACCGCTTCCGTGGGCGCCGTCGAACCTCGTTGATGAAGTCATCAGCCGCGTTGCCCAACCCACGATTGATGAGATGGCCTGCCGCGGAACGCCTTTCGTCGGCGTCCTGTACTGCGGCCTGGCGATGACTTCGCGCGGCCTACGGGTCATCGAGTTCAACGCACGCTTTGGGGATCCGGAGACTCAGGCCGTTTTGGCCCGGCTGCGCACACCGCTGGGCGGGCTGCTGCTGGCTGCGGCCACGGGCGAACTTGATGAGGCCGAGCAGTTGCACTGGAGCAATCGGACCGCCGTCGCCGTCGTCGTCGCCTCTGAGAACTATCCGGACAAACCGCGAGTCGGGAACCGCATTTCAGGGCTCGATGACGCTGAAGCACTTGAGGATGTTCAGGTGCTGCATGCGGGGACAGCGCTCGACGATGAGGGTCACGTGGTCAGCGCTGGTGGGCGTGTGCTTGCTGTGGTGGCTCTGGGCGACGGGCTCGAGGAAGCCCGTGAGCTCGCATACAAGGGCGTGAACCTGATTGAGCTTGCTGGGTCACAGCATCGGATCGATATTGCGTTGAAGGCATCCAGAGGGATGGTCCACGTGCCGAGTGCCTCCACACGGTCAGTGTCTTTGGATGCGCCTGTCTCTTTGGACGCGTCAGTCCCCACGGGTGCCACTGTCGAAGGCAGACTGCTGTGA
- a CDS encoding IS30 family transposase has product MRFDLLRGQKVTLRRCQALLRLTDQRCRSCERERLARLAKVRNAAAAAQHAAVMSSSRYADQVLASTISKAQQHRAERAAKYWQLMREGKSNAEACRLLGMHRRTGTLLRRANNYQIPSLQPPPVAAGRYLDVRERLRIADLLNLGHSMRRVARELGRQPSTIKRELDRHRDGEGRYLPRTADHDARRQRARPKAHKLAANPGLRGLVQRKLNRCWSPDEICGWMKRTYPDDPSLRLCPETIYRSLLLREGQGLHKRYATKLRTGRRIRKTRWRIRTGQGSRIRNMTMIDQRPAEVETRLEAGHWEGDLVRHEALFYRAEVEDLRRCVVAVA; this is encoded by the coding sequence GTGCGCTTTGACCTGCTCCGCGGCCAGAAGGTCACCTTGAGGCGCTGCCAAGCACTGCTGCGTCTGACAGACCAGCGCTGCCGCAGTTGCGAACGCGAACGCCTTGCCCGGCTTGCCAAGGTACGCAACGCGGCAGCGGCAGCCCAGCACGCCGCCGTCATGTCATCGAGCCGCTACGCGGACCAGGTACTGGCCTCAACAATTTCTAAGGCGCAACAGCACCGCGCTGAACGGGCTGCGAAGTACTGGCAGCTGATGCGCGAGGGCAAAAGCAACGCCGAAGCATGCAGACTTCTCGGTATGCACAGACGAACCGGCACGCTGCTGCGGCGCGCCAATAACTACCAGATCCCTTCCCTCCAACCGCCGCCGGTAGCGGCTGGTCGCTACCTCGATGTCCGGGAACGGCTACGGATTGCGGACCTCTTGAACTTGGGACATTCTATGCGCCGGGTGGCCCGTGAACTGGGCCGTCAGCCCTCCACCATCAAACGAGAACTGGACCGCCACCGCGACGGCGAAGGGCGGTACCTGCCCCGCACGGCCGACCACGATGCCCGGCGGCAACGGGCCCGACCCAAAGCCCACAAACTCGCCGCCAACCCCGGGCTGCGCGGGCTCGTGCAACGCAAACTCAACCGCTGCTGGTCCCCGGATGAAATCTGCGGATGGATGAAGAGGACCTACCCCGATGACCCGTCATTGCGGCTCTGTCCCGAAACGATCTACCGGTCGCTGCTGCTGCGCGAGGGCCAAGGCCTGCACAAGCGCTACGCCACCAAGCTGCGCACCGGTCGACGAATCCGTAAGACCCGTTGGCGCATCCGCACGGGGCAAGGCTCACGGATCCGCAACATGACAATGATTGACCAGCGCCCGGCAGAGGTGGAAACACGGTTGGAAGCTGGCCATTGGGAAGGGGACTTGGTGCGCCACGAGGCGCTGTTTTACCGGGCGGAGGTGGAAGACCTTCGCCGTTGTGTTGTCGCAGTAGCATAA
- a CDS encoding universal stress protein, producing the protein MGIVVGYRATPEGKAALKYALELAAEKATRLIVVSANRKGPSPADNQELQDLLNGSGVDHELMEIVGDYDPAEEILEAASEQNAELVVIGMRRRTPVGKLFMGSTAQRILLEAECPVLAIKANRH; encoded by the coding sequence ATGGGCATAGTTGTAGGATACCGAGCCACCCCCGAGGGCAAAGCAGCCCTGAAATACGCCCTTGAACTCGCCGCGGAGAAGGCCACCCGGCTCATCGTGGTCAGTGCAAACCGCAAAGGCCCTTCCCCAGCGGACAACCAAGAGCTCCAGGACCTGCTCAACGGCTCCGGGGTGGACCACGAACTGATGGAGATCGTCGGCGATTATGACCCAGCTGAGGAAATACTCGAAGCCGCCAGTGAACAGAATGCTGAACTAGTGGTCATCGGCATGCGGAGAAGGACTCCTGTGGGCAAACTGTTCATGGGAAGTACGGCTCAACGCATCCTTCTCGAGGCTGAATGCCCGGTTCTGGCCATCAAGGCCAACCGCCACTGA
- a CDS encoding SHOCT domain-containing protein: MRSTIMMNGGGMGSMGLMWIFGLLVLVGVIVLIVVLVKALSGRSPNTAGHDNNRGPGTSPGRARQILEERYARGELSTEEYRERLRILEEDSR, encoded by the coding sequence ATGAGGAGCACGATCATGATGAACGGCGGCGGCATGGGCAGCATGGGCTTGATGTGGATCTTCGGGTTGCTGGTGCTCGTGGGGGTGATCGTGCTGATAGTCGTGCTGGTGAAGGCTCTCTCCGGCAGATCCCCGAACACGGCCGGCCACGACAACAACCGTGGTCCGGGCACGAGTCCTGGCCGCGCGCGGCAGATCCTCGAAGAACGCTACGCCCGCGGGGAGCTGAGTACCGAAGAGTACCGGGAGCGGTTGCGGATTCTGGAGGAGGACAGCCGGTGA
- a CDS encoding multicopper oxidase domain-containing protein: protein MSPLTRRQLLALGAAGAGATAVGGAGLWWTASSSREYTAGGDLIESRVLSSRDGVLELDLEAAPTRVQVGGREASVQTFNGSLPGPTLRVAPGDTIRVAMTNRLEAPTNLHVHGLHVSPEGNGDNPFLSIAPGESFDYEFILPEDHPPGTYWYHPHRHGYVADQVAAGLYGAIIVEDLEPVPAARERVMVVSDLSLDASGNLAEVNQMQQMMGREGQVVLVNGQVRPRLTAAPGERERWRIVNACPSRYLRLQLEGQRVQLLSRDLGRLPVPEEITEVLLAPGNRVELLVETTEGSAMLLTAPVNRGGMDGMMGGAMMGDNSAGGDEAIELLTFEVSGDRAQTPNPVPAGPTLRDLRQEPVAARHTLDFAMGMGGGGAMMDGAGSAENTMMAFTINGREFDATRTDTAVAAGTVQEWTLTNSSPMDHPVHLHVWPMQVIEDGGRDVPEPRWQDVVNVPARRQVKVLIAFGDFPGRTVYHCHILDHEDQGMMGTVEAR, encoded by the coding sequence GTGAGCCCACTGACACGCCGTCAGCTGCTGGCACTGGGTGCGGCAGGGGCCGGCGCCACAGCGGTCGGTGGGGCAGGTCTGTGGTGGACCGCCAGCAGCAGTCGCGAATACACCGCAGGCGGGGACCTGATCGAATCCAGGGTCCTGTCCAGCCGCGACGGTGTGCTGGAACTGGACTTGGAGGCCGCCCCGACCCGGGTCCAGGTCGGAGGGCGTGAAGCCTCCGTGCAGACTTTCAACGGGTCCCTGCCGGGCCCTACGCTGCGCGTGGCGCCTGGGGACACGATCCGGGTGGCGATGACCAACCGGCTGGAGGCCCCGACGAACCTACACGTGCACGGGCTGCACGTCTCTCCTGAGGGTAACGGCGACAACCCGTTCCTGAGCATCGCCCCGGGAGAGTCCTTCGACTACGAGTTCATCCTGCCCGAAGACCACCCGCCGGGCACGTACTGGTACCACCCCCACCGCCATGGGTACGTCGCCGACCAAGTCGCCGCCGGTCTTTACGGGGCGATCATCGTCGAGGATCTCGAGCCTGTACCGGCCGCCCGAGAGCGGGTCATGGTGGTCTCCGACCTGTCCCTGGATGCTTCCGGCAACCTGGCCGAGGTGAACCAGATGCAGCAGATGATGGGCAGGGAAGGTCAGGTCGTGCTCGTCAACGGCCAAGTCCGCCCGCGACTGACCGCCGCACCCGGGGAACGCGAACGCTGGCGGATCGTCAACGCCTGCCCCTCCCGCTATCTACGGTTGCAGCTGGAGGGCCAACGGGTCCAGTTGCTCAGCCGGGACCTCGGGCGACTGCCGGTTCCCGAGGAGATCACCGAAGTGCTCCTCGCTCCCGGCAATCGCGTCGAGTTGCTCGTCGAAACCACCGAAGGCTCCGCAATGCTTTTGACAGCACCGGTGAACCGCGGCGGCATGGACGGCATGATGGGTGGGGCCATGATGGGTGATAACAGCGCCGGCGGAGACGAGGCAATTGAACTGCTCACCTTCGAGGTGTCAGGTGACCGGGCGCAGACACCAAACCCCGTGCCCGCCGGCCCCACGCTGCGGGACCTGCGCCAGGAACCGGTCGCCGCCCGCCACACCCTGGACTTCGCCATGGGAATGGGCGGTGGCGGCGCCATGATGGACGGCGCAGGCAGCGCGGAGAACACCATGATGGCCTTCACCATCAACGGCCGGGAATTCGACGCTACGCGGACTGACACCGCAGTGGCGGCCGGGACCGTCCAGGAATGGACCCTGACCAACTCCAGTCCCATGGACCATCCCGTGCACCTGCACGTGTGGCCCATGCAGGTCATCGAAGACGGTGGCCGCGACGTCCCCGAACCGAGGTGGCAGGACGTCGTCAACGTCCCGGCCCGCAGGCAGGTGAAAGTCCTCATCGCGTTCGGAGACTTCCCGGGACGCACTGTCTACCACTGCCACATCCTCGACCACGAGGACCAAGGCATGATGGGCACCGTCGAAGCCCGCTGA